The Candidatus Anaeroferrophillus wilburensis genome contains a region encoding:
- a CDS encoding helix-turn-helix domain-containing protein, with amino-acid sequence MKIVRSDREIDSVEVAKLLDTSPDNVNYMARKGILPGYKVSKFWRFNKRAISRWIKEQQLVEA; translated from the coding sequence ATGAAGATTGTGAGGTCAGATCGGGAAATTGACAGTGTCGAGGTCGCCAAGCTCCTTGACACCAGTCCTGATAATGTCAATTATATGGCTAGAAAAGGTATCCTGCCAGGCTATAAAGTGAGTAAATTCTGGCGCTTTAATAAACGTGCTATTTCCCGTTGGATAAAAGAGCAACAGCTGGTAGAGGCCTAG
- the dnaK gene encoding molecular chaperone DnaK, whose translation MGKVIGIDLGTTNSCVSVMEGGESKVITNAEGSRTTPSMVAFSAAGERLVGQLAKRQAVTNPEQTIFAVKRLIGRKYDAPEVQQMVKKVPFSIVKASNGDAWVKIQGKDYSPAEVSAMILQKMKQTAEDYLGETVTDAVITVPAYFNDSQRQATKDAGKISGLNVLRIINEPTAASLAYGEDKKAEGKIAVFDLGGGTFDISVLELGDGVFEVKATNGDTFLGGEDFDERVLDYIAEQFRKTEGIDLRNDKMALQRLKEAAEKAKCELSSSMETDINLPFITADASGPKHMNIKLSRATLEGLVEDLVNRVVEPCRMALKDAGVSAADIREVILVGGMTRMPLVQKKVKEVFGKEPSKGVNPDEVVSIGAAIQGGVLKGDVKDVLLLDVTPLSLGIETLGGVCTKLIEKNTTIPTKKSQVFTTAADSQTAVSILVLQGEREMAADNKTLAKFDLVGIPPAPRGVPQIEVTFDIDANGIVHVSAKDKATGKEQSVEIKASSGLTDEEIDKMVKDAEAHADEDRKKRELIDLRNQADTLAYTTEKSLKEVGDKVSAEDRGNIESALNQLKSVKDGSDTAAISSAMEALTQASYKLAEAMYAQSAAEGHQEGPASGAGDAGGDDDVVDADFEEVDDSK comes from the coding sequence GTATCGATCTGGGAACCACCAACTCCTGTGTCAGTGTCATGGAGGGGGGAGAATCAAAAGTCATTACCAATGCCGAAGGAAGTCGCACGACGCCCTCGATGGTTGCCTTTAGTGCGGCCGGTGAGCGGCTGGTGGGACAGTTGGCTAAAAGACAGGCGGTGACGAATCCAGAGCAGACAATCTTTGCCGTTAAACGGCTGATTGGGCGTAAATATGATGCTCCCGAAGTGCAGCAGATGGTGAAGAAGGTGCCGTTTTCCATCGTGAAGGCCAGTAACGGCGATGCCTGGGTCAAGATCCAGGGGAAGGATTACAGCCCGGCGGAAGTTTCAGCCATGATCCTGCAGAAAATGAAGCAGACAGCAGAAGATTACCTGGGGGAGACGGTGACCGATGCGGTGATCACTGTGCCTGCCTACTTTAATGACAGCCAGCGGCAGGCAACCAAGGATGCCGGAAAAATATCCGGTCTGAACGTTCTGCGGATTATCAATGAGCCGACAGCTGCATCACTGGCTTATGGCGAAGATAAAAAGGCGGAGGGCAAAATTGCTGTTTTCGATCTGGGTGGTGGTACCTTTGATATTTCGGTGCTGGAACTGGGCGACGGGGTCTTCGAGGTGAAGGCGACCAATGGCGATACCTTCCTTGGCGGCGAAGATTTTGACGAGCGGGTACTTGATTATATCGCTGAACAGTTCCGTAAAACGGAAGGAATTGACCTGCGCAACGATAAAATGGCCCTGCAGCGGCTGAAGGAAGCCGCTGAAAAAGCCAAGTGTGAACTCTCCAGCTCCATGGAAACCGATATCAATCTGCCTTTTATTACCGCTGATGCCAGCGGCCCGAAACATATGAATATCAAGCTGAGCCGGGCAACACTTGAAGGGCTGGTCGAAGACCTGGTAAACCGGGTGGTGGAACCGTGCCGGATGGCCCTGAAAGATGCCGGTGTTTCCGCCGCAGACATCCGGGAGGTCATTCTGGTTGGCGGTATGACCAGGATGCCGTTGGTACAGAAAAAGGTCAAAGAGGTATTTGGTAAGGAACCCAGCAAGGGGGTTAACCCTGATGAGGTGGTTTCCATCGGTGCGGCGATTCAAGGTGGGGTCCTGAAGGGTGATGTCAAGGATGTGCTGTTGCTGGACGTGACCCCTCTGTCGCTGGGCATTGAAACCCTTGGCGGAGTTTGTACCAAACTGATAGAAAAGAATACCACCATCCCCACCAAGAAGAGCCAGGTTTTTACCACTGCTGCTGACAGCCAGACGGCAGTCAGCATCCTGGTGCTCCAAGGTGAGCGGGAAATGGCGGCGGATAATAAGACGCTGGCAAAATTTGACCTGGTGGGCATCCCGCCGGCGCCGCGTGGGGTGCCTCAGATTGAGGTGACCTTTGATATTGATGCCAACGGCATTGTCCATGTTTCTGCAAAAGATAAAGCCACCGGCAAGGAACAGTCGGTGGAGATCAAGGCGTCCAGCGGCTTGACCGATGAAGAGATTGATAAAATGGTCAAAGATGCTGAGGCCCATGCCGATGAAGACCGCAAAAAGCGGGAATTGATCGACCTTCGCAATCAGGCGGATACCCTGGCCTATACGACGGAGAAGTCACTCAAGGAGGTGGGGGACAAGGTATCGGCCGAAGATCGGGGCAATATCGAGTCAGCACTGAATCAATTGAAATCGGTCAAAGATGGTTCTGATACTGCGGCGATCAGCTCAGCCATGGAAGCTCTGACCCAGGCGTCCTATAAGCTGGCTGAAGCCATGTATGCCCAATCTGCTGCTGAGGGTCATCAGGAAGGGCCGGCTTCCGGAGCCGGGGATGCCGGTGGTGACGATGACGTTGTTGATGCTGATTTCGAAGAGGTGGATGATAGTAAATAA
- a CDS encoding NRDE family protein: MCTILLAYRVDEEWPIIIGNNRDEALSRTALPPRVFSNGSRQRWIAPLDLESGGSWWACNQAGLVICLTNRWIDKPADETKISRGHLVRDLIQAASLDEVRKLLSTINLQAYNPFNLLVMGSQGAFLYTNFPRPYEIGLAAGFHFVGNGVLEEDKAIKSRMARGTFAHLCRDPVNAETMMAVFRQTLRTALPQEHIPPQGFNVSLDEYGTTSSTILAVSGDSPPRLQLYFSPDNPLRRSYDDYSGLNLVMR, encoded by the coding sequence ATGTGCACGATTTTGCTGGCCTATCGGGTCGATGAAGAATGGCCCATCATTATCGGCAATAACCGGGATGAAGCATTGAGCCGTACTGCCCTGCCGCCGCGAGTTTTTTCCAACGGCAGCCGGCAGCGATGGATTGCGCCGCTTGATCTTGAGTCCGGAGGAAGCTGGTGGGCCTGCAACCAAGCCGGCCTGGTCATTTGTCTCACCAATCGGTGGATTGATAAACCGGCTGATGAAACAAAAATATCCCGGGGGCATCTGGTGCGCGATCTTATTCAAGCTGCCTCTCTTGATGAGGTCCGGAAACTATTGTCGACGATCAATCTGCAGGCGTATAATCCCTTTAATCTTCTGGTCATGGGGTCGCAGGGTGCTTTTCTCTACACCAATTTCCCCCGACCGTATGAGATAGGCCTTGCTGCCGGATTTCACTTTGTTGGCAACGGTGTCCTGGAAGAGGACAAGGCGATCAAGAGCCGGATGGCCCGGGGAACTTTTGCCCATCTTTGCCGTGATCCTGTCAATGCCGAGACGATGATGGCGGTGTTTCGGCAAACGTTGCGCACCGCTCTGCCCCAGGAACATATCCCCCCCCAGGGATTTAATGTCTCCCTCGACGAGTATGGGACCACGTCGTCGACTATTCTTGCTGTTTCCGGGGACTCTCCGCCACGCCTGCAGCTTTATTTTTCTCCCGACAACCCTTTGCGCCGCTCCTACGACGATTATTCCGGGTTGAACCTGGTGATGCGTTAA
- the thrB gene encoding homoserine kinase, with the protein MAERGVMDEFLLKIPGSTSNLGPGFDSFGLSLPLYLTVRLRRSLSSRDHVSFAGEGFHPSQPIPADNLFLAAYHRGLARFADSPRRSYYDIALHNAIPLKRGLGSSGACVIAALLSAALVTEQFPSLDDILSLAVELEGHGDNVTPALLGGFTITLAGDSLCYRSYPVMPSLQALVIIPSLQLATSRARAVLPVTVPIGDARDNIARAALLVTALLLGDLSVLPEAARDALHQPYRQQLLPYLQPMIELSYAHGSLATFLSGSGPAFLCLVRAGGEELGECLCLAMEEDFSQPSRYQLLFLDSAGALVAAPGHGELSWKDSCRWQQSLRASRR; encoded by the coding sequence TTGGCTGAGAGGGGTGTCATGGATGAGTTTTTGCTCAAAATCCCAGGGTCAACATCCAATCTAGGCCCGGGTTTTGATTCTTTCGGTCTCTCACTGCCACTCTATTTGACGGTCAGACTCCGTCGTTCCTTATCTTCCCGCGATCATGTTTCTTTTGCCGGTGAAGGCTTTCACCCATCGCAGCCGATTCCCGCTGACAATCTTTTTCTTGCCGCCTATCACCGGGGTTTGGCAAGGTTTGCTGACAGCCCTAGACGCTCCTATTACGATATTGCGCTTCACAATGCCATTCCCCTCAAACGTGGCCTCGGCAGCAGCGGTGCCTGTGTTATTGCCGCGCTGCTGAGTGCTGCCCTGGTAACCGAGCAGTTTCCTTCCTTGGATGATATCCTTTCACTGGCTGTCGAGCTGGAAGGCCATGGTGATAATGTAACTCCTGCCCTGTTGGGGGGGTTCACCATTACCCTCGCCGGTGATAGCTTGTGCTATCGGAGCTATCCGGTTATGCCTTCCCTGCAGGCACTGGTTATTATTCCCAGCCTGCAGCTGGCCACCAGTAGGGCCAGGGCGGTGCTGCCGGTCACCGTTCCCATCGGTGATGCCAGGGATAATATTGCCCGGGCAGCCCTGCTGGTTACCGCCTTGCTGCTTGGTGATCTGAGCGTTCTTCCAGAGGCAGCCAGGGATGCTTTGCATCAACCCTATCGCCAGCAGTTACTGCCCTATCTTCAGCCAATGATCGAACTCAGTTATGCCCATGGTTCCCTGGCAACATTTCTCAGTGGTTCAGGGCCGGCTTTTCTTTGTCTGGTGAGGGCCGGCGGGGAAGAGCTGGGGGAATGCCTTTGCCTGGCCATGGAAGAGGATTTTTCCCAGCCGTCCCGGTATCAGCTTCTTTTCCTGGATAGTGCTGGTGCCCTGGTTGCGGCGCCTGGGCATGGAGAGCTTTCGTGGAAAGACAGCTGCCGGTGGCAGCAGTCGCTGAGAGCTAGCCGCCGCTGA
- a CDS encoding dihydropteroate synthase has translation MSKTIGPAIKERDPKPVQKMAIEQEEAGADYQDLNLGPARKAGDEMMAWLVKTVEEVSKLPLALDSTNHQAIIAGLKASRSPQTCIVNSITAQTDSLETRMPIVKEYGCDFVALTLSEEGIPRDVNERGMCAAEIYNKALEYDIPAEKMWIDPIVLPVCVDPGQVASFLEFLPLIPDFAPGAKSTCGLSNISNGTPNELRHFLNRGYQAMHKYLGIYSSIVDAYDAEMIALCHGQIPAVDELTRKLMEGEDVDEKSLGVELQVYYRSIKCCNGDILYSHSWIEDLVDKYNPNWYK, from the coding sequence ATGTCAAAAACCATCGGGCCGGCGATCAAGGAACGTGATCCCAAACCGGTGCAGAAAATGGCCATTGAGCAGGAAGAGGCCGGAGCAGATTATCAGGATCTGAACCTCGGGCCGGCACGCAAAGCCGGCGATGAGATGATGGCCTGGCTGGTAAAAACCGTTGAAGAAGTATCCAAACTTCCTCTGGCCCTGGATAGCACCAATCATCAGGCCATCATTGCCGGCCTGAAAGCTTCCAGAAGCCCGCAGACCTGCATTGTTAACTCCATCACCGCCCAGACTGACAGCCTTGAAACCCGGATGCCCATCGTCAAAGAGTACGGCTGTGATTTTGTCGCCCTGACTCTCAGCGAAGAAGGCATTCCCCGGGATGTCAATGAACGCGGCATGTGTGCAGCGGAAATTTACAATAAGGCATTGGAATATGACATTCCGGCGGAAAAAATGTGGATTGACCCCATCGTCCTGCCGGTCTGTGTTGATCCGGGCCAGGTGGCCTCTTTCCTTGAATTCCTGCCCTTGATCCCCGATTTCGCCCCCGGTGCCAAATCAACCTGCGGCCTCTCCAACATCTCCAACGGGACGCCTAATGAACTGCGCCATTTCCTCAATCGCGGTTATCAGGCAATGCATAAATATCTGGGCATCTACTCCTCCATCGTTGATGCCTATGACGCAGAGATGATTGCTTTGTGCCACGGTCAGATTCCGGCAGTAGATGAACTGACCAGGAAATTGATGGAAGGTGAGGATGTTGATGAGAAATCCTTGGGTGTTGAGCTCCAAGTCTATTACCGCAGTATCAAGTGCTGCAACGGAGATATTCTCTATTCTCACTCGTGGATCGAAGACCTGGTGGACAAATATAATCCCAACTGGTACAAATAA
- a CDS encoding acetyl-CoA decarbonylase/synthase complex subunit gamma: MGLTGIQIFKLLPKTNCKECGSPTCLAFAMQLAGGKAELDKCPYVSDEAKAQLSEASAPPIRGVVIGTGDNAIKVGEEMVMYRHEKTFINPTAIAVLVTDTMADGDVDAKINNLNTVSFERVGLTLAPNLLAIQNTSGDAGKFAALVTKAMGATEKGLILCSDDLAALEAGAKAAKGRKALLYAATADNADKVAAIAIENEASVVAKGDSLEAVSNFTKTIVDAGVKDIVLDTGATTLKQMFVDNHQVRRSALKAKNKDLGYPTINVVCAMTDDPYKEALYAAIAIAKYGGIVVMSDVDKERMLPLLVQRLNIYTDPQRPMIMDEGIYEINKPGPDSPVIITTNFALTYFIVSAEIEASRVPTWLLIMDVEGMSVLTAWSAGKFVADAMAPFAVKSGIRDKISHNKIIIPGYVAQLSGEFQEELGSDWEVIIGTREASDLPKFLKDMTV; the protein is encoded by the coding sequence ATGGGACTCACTGGAATCCAAATTTTCAAATTGCTCCCCAAAACCAATTGTAAAGAGTGCGGCAGCCCTACCTGTTTGGCTTTTGCCATGCAATTGGCAGGGGGTAAAGCCGAACTGGACAAATGCCCTTATGTTTCCGATGAAGCCAAAGCTCAGCTGAGCGAGGCCTCTGCACCGCCAATCCGCGGCGTGGTTATCGGTACCGGCGACAATGCCATTAAAGTTGGTGAAGAGATGGTCATGTACCGGCATGAAAAAACCTTCATCAATCCCACTGCGATTGCCGTCCTGGTTACCGATACCATGGCTGATGGTGATGTGGATGCTAAAATCAACAACCTCAATACCGTTTCTTTCGAACGCGTTGGCCTGACCCTGGCCCCGAACCTGCTGGCCATTCAGAACACCAGCGGTGATGCCGGCAAGTTTGCCGCCCTGGTTACCAAAGCCATGGGCGCCACGGAAAAAGGCCTGATTCTCTGCAGTGATGATCTTGCTGCCCTGGAAGCCGGTGCCAAGGCTGCCAAAGGCAGAAAAGCACTGCTCTATGCCGCTACCGCTGACAACGCTGACAAGGTTGCCGCCATTGCCATAGAAAACGAAGCGTCCGTGGTTGCCAAAGGCGATTCCCTTGAAGCGGTTTCCAACTTCACCAAGACAATCGTCGATGCCGGAGTCAAAGATATCGTTCTCGATACCGGTGCCACCACCCTCAAGCAGATGTTCGTCGACAACCACCAGGTTCGCCGCTCAGCACTGAAGGCCAAAAATAAAGATCTCGGCTATCCGACCATTAACGTCGTCTGCGCCATGACCGATGATCCCTACAAGGAAGCCCTGTATGCCGCTATCGCGATCGCCAAGTACGGCGGCATCGTGGTCATGAGCGATGTGGACAAGGAACGGATGCTGCCTCTCTTGGTGCAACGCCTCAACATCTACACCGATCCGCAGCGGCCGATGATCATGGACGAAGGGATCTATGAGATCAATAAACCCGGTCCTGATTCACCGGTTATTATCACCACCAACTTTGCCCTTACCTACTTCATCGTCTCAGCTGAAATTGAGGCCAGCCGGGTACCCACTTGGTTGCTGATTATGGATGTTGAAGGGATGTCCGTACTGACCGCCTGGTCAGCCGGCAAATTCGTTGCTGACGCCATGGCGCCCTTTGCGGTGAAATCGGGTATTCGTGACAAGATCAGCCACAACAAAATTATCATTCCCGGTTATGTGGCCCAGCTCTCCGGTGAATTCCAGGAAGAACTCGGCTCCGACTGGGAGGTTATTATCGGCACCCGCGAGGCTTCAGATCTGCCGAAATTCCTTAAAGACATGACTGTCTAG
- the dnaJ gene encoding molecular chaperone DnaJ, giving the protein MLKRDFYEVLQVHRNASDLEIKKAYRKLAFQFHPDKNPGDKAAEEQFKELTHAYEVLSDSQKRAAYDQFGHAGVSGNGSGFGGFDGASGFGNFGDIFSDLFGEVFGGSQGGRTRGGGRSGENLRYTLDIEFEEAVFGTEAKIRVPRQVPCSVCGGSGMEAGSSPEVCETCHGRGQVRFQQGFFSINQTCPTCHGEGTITKNPCQNCKGSGRVAGEKNLSVKIPAGVESGSRLKLVGEGSAGIKGGPPGDLYVVIQVKEHPIFVREGNDIICRVPISFTQAALGADIEVPTLDGKQRLTIAPGTQSGHLYHLKGQGVPHLQAYGRGDQIIQVVLETPTNLTSQQRELLEAFARESGEETQPEHKSFFGKVKEMFG; this is encoded by the coding sequence ATGTTGAAACGAGATTTTTATGAGGTGCTGCAGGTTCATCGCAATGCCTCTGACCTTGAAATTAAAAAGGCATACCGTAAACTGGCTTTCCAGTTTCACCCTGATAAAAATCCTGGTGACAAAGCGGCGGAAGAGCAGTTCAAAGAGTTGACCCATGCCTATGAGGTGCTTTCAGATTCCCAGAAAAGGGCCGCTTATGACCAGTTCGGCCATGCCGGGGTAAGCGGCAATGGTTCCGGTTTTGGTGGATTTGACGGGGCTTCCGGTTTTGGTAATTTTGGCGATATTTTCAGCGATCTGTTCGGTGAGGTCTTTGGTGGATCGCAGGGGGGGCGGACCCGCGGAGGCGGCCGGTCGGGAGAAAACCTTCGCTATACCCTGGATATTGAATTTGAAGAAGCCGTATTTGGCACTGAGGCCAAAATCCGGGTTCCACGACAGGTTCCCTGTTCGGTGTGCGGCGGTTCTGGCATGGAGGCTGGCAGTTCACCGGAGGTTTGTGAAACCTGCCATGGCCGGGGTCAGGTCCGTTTTCAGCAGGGTTTTTTCAGCATCAACCAGACATGTCCCACCTGTCATGGGGAGGGAACCATTACAAAAAATCCCTGTCAGAATTGCAAAGGCAGCGGCCGGGTTGCCGGCGAGAAAAACCTTTCAGTGAAGATTCCCGCCGGCGTTGAGTCGGGATCCCGACTCAAACTGGTGGGTGAGGGTAGTGCCGGGATCAAGGGCGGACCTCCGGGCGATCTTTATGTGGTTATCCAGGTCAAAGAGCACCCGATTTTCGTTCGTGAAGGGAACGATATCATCTGTCGGGTACCCATCAGTTTCACGCAGGCGGCTCTGGGGGCCGACATTGAGGTTCCCACCCTGGATGGCAAGCAGAGGCTGACCATTGCTCCGGGAACTCAGTCCGGTCATCTCTACCATTTGAAAGGTCAGGGTGTCCCCCACCTGCAGGCCTATGGCCGCGGGGACCAGATTATTCAGGTGGTGCTGGAAACCCCCACCAACCTTACCAGCCAACAACGGGAGCTGCTGGAGGCTTTTGCCAGGGAAAGTGGTGAGGAAACCCAGCCGGAGCATAAAAGTTTTTTTGGCAAGGTGAAGGAGATGTTTGGCTGA
- a CDS encoding SurA N-terminal domain-containing protein, giving the protein MLRYMRRNAKSWIVKLVFFVIIVVFCFWGVGSMKTKKQNMVASVNGSVITHNDFGKAYQRLVQRYQEQYKDQFNAELAAQLRLKEQTLNSLVDRQLMLDFASRYKLQVSDDELRGRIATMAAFQNNGLFDQQLYQQLLSYNRLTPAEFETSLRDDLLIDKISNLIRSGAKTAPFEIEQQYLQQQEKISLMLVKLKPEQYLSDAALDAAELQNYFTENRETFRVPEKRQIRVVTLDHAVERREIHLDDGEIAAYYNEHRGDFMVPEKVKARHILLKVAAEDPQDAWDKAHAQALELVGRLQSGKETFAELAKEYSQGPSAPRGGDLGWFARGAMVKPFEDAAFRLQAGEYTRKPVRTMFGYHLVQVDERQAAHTRSLEEVRGEIEAKIIDERLPTLVSRKIDNLASQMKDVEPDQFMAKLASFGLTAMESEFFAQNEPIAGIGNVVLLAAKVFATPVGSTARVENTLNKSYFFLVSGKQESFLPELTQVKDEVEHAYRLAMARVKVKNLAADILARAGDGVGLEEVAGQAKLTVDHTGLFPRGRGFIPTIGVDQQLSKRLFALYPERPLYPEPLVYQDMVFLAQLEERKTTESETEAAALREDLASQLHRYREFQALNNFYTYLRQEADIAIAPGVLEE; this is encoded by the coding sequence ATGTTACGGTATATGAGAAGAAATGCCAAATCATGGATTGTTAAGCTGGTTTTTTTTGTTATTATCGTGGTCTTCTGCTTTTGGGGGGTCGGCAGCATGAAAACAAAAAAGCAGAATATGGTGGCTTCGGTCAATGGTTCGGTTATTACGCACAATGACTTTGGCAAGGCATACCAACGGCTGGTACAGCGTTACCAGGAACAGTATAAGGATCAGTTTAACGCCGAGTTGGCAGCTCAGCTGCGGTTGAAAGAGCAGACCCTGAACAGTCTGGTTGATCGACAGTTGATGCTCGACTTTGCCAGTCGCTACAAACTGCAGGTGAGTGACGATGAGCTTCGCGGACGTATTGCCACCATGGCTGCTTTTCAGAATAACGGTCTTTTCGACCAACAACTCTACCAACAGCTGCTGAGCTACAACCGTTTAACTCCGGCCGAGTTTGAAACCAGTTTGCGGGATGATCTGCTGATTGACAAGATCAGCAATCTGATCCGTTCAGGAGCTAAAACCGCCCCCTTCGAGATTGAACAGCAGTATCTGCAGCAGCAGGAAAAGATTTCCTTGATGCTGGTGAAGTTGAAGCCGGAGCAGTATCTTTCTGATGCCGCCCTAGATGCTGCTGAGCTGCAAAACTATTTTACCGAGAATCGGGAAACCTTCAGGGTCCCTGAAAAACGACAGATCAGGGTGGTAACCCTGGATCATGCCGTGGAGCGGCGGGAGATTCATCTTGATGACGGGGAAATTGCCGCTTATTACAATGAACACCGTGGTGATTTTATGGTGCCGGAAAAGGTCAAAGCACGCCATATCCTCCTGAAGGTGGCAGCGGAAGATCCTCAGGATGCCTGGGATAAGGCCCATGCCCAGGCACTGGAACTGGTCGGCAGGCTGCAGTCGGGGAAGGAAACCTTTGCTGAGCTTGCCAAGGAATATTCCCAAGGACCCTCGGCTCCCCGTGGTGGTGATCTTGGCTGGTTTGCCCGGGGAGCGATGGTGAAGCCCTTTGAAGATGCTGCTTTCCGCCTGCAGGCAGGCGAGTATACCCGTAAGCCGGTACGGACCATGTTTGGCTATCATTTGGTTCAAGTTGATGAACGCCAGGCAGCCCATACCAGGAGCCTGGAGGAGGTGCGGGGTGAGATTGAGGCAAAGATCATTGATGAACGTCTGCCGACGCTGGTTTCCCGAAAGATTGACAACCTTGCCAGCCAGATGAAGGATGTGGAGCCGGACCAGTTTATGGCAAAGCTTGCTTCTTTTGGCCTGACGGCGATGGAAAGCGAGTTCTTTGCCCAGAATGAGCCGATTGCCGGGATTGGTAATGTTGTTCTCCTGGCGGCAAAAGTTTTTGCGACGCCGGTTGGCTCAACCGCTAGGGTGGAAAATACCCTTAATAAAAGCTACTTTTTTTTAGTATCCGGCAAGCAGGAAAGTTTTCTGCCCGAATTGACCCAGGTAAAAGATGAAGTTGAACATGCATACCGGCTGGCAATGGCCAGGGTGAAGGTGAAGAATCTGGCGGCCGATATCCTCGCTCGGGCAGGCGACGGCGTAGGGCTGGAAGAGGTTGCCGGGCAGGCCAAACTGACGGTTGATCATACCGGCCTCTTCCCCAGGGGAAGAGGGTTTATTCCCACCATCGGTGTTGACCAGCAGCTGAGCAAAAGATTGTTTGCCCTTTATCCCGAAAGACCTCTGTATCCTGAACCGCTTGTCTATCAGGACATGGTTTTTCTGGCTCAGCTGGAGGAACGAAAAACGACTGAAAGTGAAACCGAAGCGGCGGCGCTGCGGGAGGATTTAGCCTCTCAGTTGCATCGCTACCGGGAGTTCCAAGCACTGAACAACTTTTACACCTATTTGCGTCAGGAGGCTGATATTGCCATAGCGCCGGGAGTCCTTGAGGAATAA